ACCAGGACTCTTTCGCGAAGATCGACGAGAACGGGAAATGCCCAGATTACTGGCACCTTTAAATGACATCGTTGAACAACAGCCCTTTATCCTTGGCTCTGAACTCAGTGCCGCAGATGTAGCGGTAGGTTCATACTTGTACTATGCCAAACTCGGGCTATCTCTAGATTTTAGCGACTATCCAGCAGTCGAGACCTATCTCAATCGCCTCTCAAAACGACCGGCATTTATCAAGACCATGGGGCAGCGATGAAATCGCACTAATCGGCACTGGCCATGAATCCCTCAGTGGTGGCTCACCTAATTTATTAGTGATTTAAGAGCTGGATCCGTAAAGTCATGGATACAGTATTCAGCTCCCGCCTGTTTCAGTTCCACTTCAGAGTGGGTGGTGAGGACACCCCAGCATCGCATTCCCGCATTTCGTGCTGCTTGCGTACCTGCGATCGCATCTTCAAATACCAAACATTGATCCGGTGAAACCCCCAATCGTTCTGCCACCAAAAGATAGCACTGTGGATCGGGTTTACCGCGTTCTACATCCGTTTCAATCACCTGGGCCGCAAAGAAGTCTCCAAGCTGGTCTTGAGTCATCAACAAATCCACATTTTCCCGACAAGCCGAAGTTCCCAAGCCTAACTTTAAACCTGAATTCTGAGCCTGTTGCAAGAATGGAATTAATCCTGGCATCCACTGAATCTCATCCTTAATCAGAGAGCGATAAACGGCTTCCTTCTCAGCCCCCCAACGCTGGATATCAGCGGCGGCAACCGGGCGTCCTAGTAATTCCGGCAATAGATCTTCATTCCGTTTGCCTCCCATTTGCTCTAAACGGTCTCGGCTAGCCACGGCTAATTCTGGAATCGTCGCACTATACTGCAGCCAAGCATCCAGATGGTAGGGCATCGTATCGCAAAGAACCCCATCCATATCGAAGATCAGAGCTTGCAAGGGCAATGCAGAATTTGCAACGGCTTGATTTTGAGTAGAAACAGACGCTTGTTCATTCATCGAGCAAAGGATCCAAAACTGAACACACCGTAGAAAACATGCTAACTTTTATAAAGTTTATTTAAGCATTCTGCCTGCCCCCTGCCCTATGACTTTGTCAAAACTCTTGTACTGGATCTATACCTTTATCCATCCAGTCCTGATGTGGACACTGTTTGGTATCTGTATCTATGCCATGACCTTAGGGCTGAAGGTTCGCACCACCCGCACCACCCCCGACAAAGATCTGCGCAAATCTCTGATTAAACAGCGCTTCAATGTCAAGCATCATCAAATTGGGGCAATCCTGTTATCAATTATGGTCCTCGGCTCCATTGGCGGAATGGGGGTTACCTATGTCAATAACGGCAAGCTGTTTGTAGGAGCCCACCTATTGGCAGGGCTGGGAATGACTGGGCTTGTAGCCATCTTGGCAAGTCTCACGCCTCTGATGCAGCGAGGCAATCAAACCGCTCGTGACGTCCATTTATGGCTGAGTGTATTGATTTTGGGCCTCTTCGGTTGGGAAGCGGTTACCGGCATGCAGATTGTGCAACGGATTATCGAACAGGGCTAGAAACCCTTACCGCAACGTAATATTGTTAACATAAGTTCACCTATCCACCATAGATATGACCTCTACAGCAAGTTCTAATCGTTGGCTCACGCTTTTATTCCAGTCCACCTCGGACACAACCGTTTGGTTCCAAGTAGCCTTGACGATTTTGCGGGTCGTCGTCAGCTTTTTCATGATTCACAATGGTGTGGATAAACTAGGCGATGTGGAGGGGTTTGCCACCAACGTGGTTGCCAATGGCATGGGCCTGCCTTTCCCTGTATTTCTCACCTACTGTTCTGCCTATGCCGAAATTATCGGGTCCATCCTGCTGATTTTAGGTCTATTGAGTCGCCCCGCAGCTTTGTCTTTGGTCTTCACCATGGTGATGGCGATTTACTTTCACATCAAAGTTGATGGCCTCCAAATTGGATCCTTTGAAACTGCCACCCTCTATGCCTGTTCCTTTCTCTTTTTCCTGGTCAATGGTGGCGGTCAATATTCTCTCGATGCTTTGATTAGCAATCAACTAGGCGGCTCTAAAGAGTAGTCCCAACTCTACCCAGTAAAGATTCAAAAAGCCCTCAGTTATCGACTACTGGGGGCTTTTTACCGCATTAACCCATACCTTCGGGTTTAGCCAAATTGAAGAAGCGGGTCAGTTTCGGCTCAAACAACAGTTTGACTGTCCCTACCGGGCCATTCCGGTGCTTGGCAATATTCAGTTCGCAGATACCTCGCTCAGGGCTATCAGGATCATAGTAGTCATCCCGATAGAGCAGCATAATCAAATCCGCATCCTGCTCAATAGAACCTGATTCCCGCAGATCCGACATTAACGGTCGCTTATTAGTCCGAGACTCCACACCCCGGCTCAACTGAGAGAGAGCAACCACGGGCACATTTAGTTCCCGAGCCAGTCCTTTCAGTGCCCGAGTAATCTTAGAAATTTCTTGCACCCGGCCATCTGAGGCATCACCTCCACCCATCAGCTGGAGATAATCTAAAAGAATCATACCTAAGCCTTCAGGATGTTCTGACTGCAGCCGCCGCGCATTCGACCGCAGTTCGGTAATGCTGGGGTTCGGGGCATCGTCAATATAAATTGAGAGCTGAGAGAGTTTACCAATCGCTCGGCTTAGGGGTTCCCACTGGGTCTGATTGATGCGTCCGGCCCGCAGGTAATTACTGTCGATGCCCGCTTCTCCGGCTAGCATCCGCTGGACGAGCTGCTCTTTGGACATCTCTAAACTGAAGATGGCAACGCCCAGATTATGAATTTCACAAATTTGTCGGGCAATTTGTAGGGCTAACGCTGTCTTACCCATGGCAGGACGACCGGCCACAATAATTAAATCCGACCGCTGGAAGCCCTGGGTCATGGCATCCAAATCGTAGAAGTTGCAGGATAAACCGGGTAAAACCTGCCCTAAAGATCGCTGTTCTAAATCAGC
The genomic region above belongs to Acaryochloris sp. CCMEE 5410 and contains:
- a CDS encoding HAD family phosphatase — translated: MNEQASVSTQNQAVANSALPLQALIFDMDGVLCDTMPYHLDAWLQYSATIPELAVASRDRLEQMGGKRNEDLLPELLGRPVAAADIQRWGAEKEAVYRSLIKDEIQWMPGLIPFLQQAQNSGLKLGLGTSACRENVDLLMTQDQLGDFFAAQVIETDVERGKPDPQCYLLVAERLGVSPDQCLVFEDAIAGTQAARNAGMRCWGVLTTHSEVELKQAGAEYCIHDFTDPALKSLIN
- a CDS encoding DUF4079 domain-containing protein, with product MTLSKLLYWIYTFIHPVLMWTLFGICIYAMTLGLKVRTTRTTPDKDLRKSLIKQRFNVKHHQIGAILLSIMVLGSIGGMGVTYVNNGKLFVGAHLLAGLGMTGLVAILASLTPLMQRGNQTARDVHLWLSVLILGLFGWEAVTGMQIVQRIIEQG
- a CDS encoding DoxX family protein → MTSTASSNRWLTLLFQSTSDTTVWFQVALTILRVVVSFFMIHNGVDKLGDVEGFATNVVANGMGLPFPVFLTYCSAYAEIIGSILLILGLLSRPAALSLVFTMVMAIYFHIKVDGLQIGSFETATLYACSFLFFLVNGGGQYSLDALISNQLGGSKE
- the dnaB gene encoding replicative DNA helicase, whose product is MVYELDFQPASDRLPPQNVEAEESILGGILLDPEAIGRVADLLRPETFYLSAHQEIYRAALNLHGQGSPTDLMCVTAWLQDHELLDKVGGQGKLAQLVDRTVSAINIDQYAALIKDKFLRRQLIKGATEVMQLAYDTSKTLETVLDEAEQQIFNVTQDRVRQGLVATEDILASTFADLEQRSLGQVLPGLSCNFYDLDAMTQGFQRSDLIIVAGRPAMGKTALALQIARQICEIHNLGVAIFSLEMSKEQLVQRMLAGEAGIDSNYLRAGRINQTQWEPLSRAIGKLSQLSIYIDDAPNPSITELRSNARRLQSEHPEGLGMILLDYLQLMGGGDASDGRVQEISKITRALKGLARELNVPVVALSQLSRGVESRTNKRPLMSDLRESGSIEQDADLIMLLYRDDYYDPDSPERGICELNIAKHRNGPVGTVKLLFEPKLTRFFNLAKPEGMG